A stretch of DNA from Methanoplanus endosymbiosus:
CAATGGTCATGGTATTGCGGAAGGTAAAAAGGAGAGGATTTTTGACAGGAAGTTTGGAGATAATACGGGATATGGACTTTTCCTGAGCAGGGAAATTCTCTCAATTACCGGCATAACTATTAAGGAGACCGGAGAACCCGGCAGGGGAGCCAGATTTGAGATCTCTGTTCCTTCCGGGAATTTCAGGATTGAACAGATCACAGGGATGTAGGAATATCTACCGTCCGGGCGCTGTGAAAAATATCCGGCTTTGTATAATATTTGTGTGGTATTATTTATCTCATAAACCAGGATGTTGTTTTATTCCGTCAGGATGTCCTGATAATATTTTCAATTACTCTGAAATAACTTTCTGCACGGTTTAAGGCGTTTATTACTTCTGTATCAGAAATTACTCCTGCCTGATCATAAACGAGGGAATGTCTTTTTCTTCTCATTCTGTCCAGTTGCAGGGACCATTTTTTTTCAATGTGAATCTCTGCATATTTTACTACAGCTACATGCTGATTTGAACCGGAGGGTCTGAATCCATTATGGAACATAAGTGCCCGTGTTGCCTGAAGCATTGAATTATATGCTATATTATATGCCCAGTCAGGATCAATCTCCAGAAGTGAGAGTGCCGTTCTGAGATCGCGTTCTGAAAGTTTTATTGCATCTTCAACTTTCCTGGGATCATACTTTAACTCTTTTATTATGCCCTTTTTCAGCAATTCATAATTATCCGTAATCATACCTTCAGTTCAATTATTTTTCCGGATTTTATCTCTGAGATAAAGGGGTCCCCTGAGTTCTCTCTGGATTTATATTCTTTTTCTGTCATCAGGATATAATTAATTTCACGCCCTGTTTTTTCTTCAAGCACTGAAATGGTCTCAATTAATAAATCTTCATTCACATCACCAATTACCATTAGATCAATATCACTGTCGGGCCCAAAATTCCCCTGTGCATATGATCCAAATATAAATGTCCGGTTTATTCCTTTTAATTCTGTTAAATCTTCAGAGATCATGCTGCCTGCTCCGGCGGTTTTCATGAATACTGATTTTAACTCATTGTACAGTGGAAATGATTTATTAACGGAATAATACTTCTGTTTTCCTCTCCACAAACTCTTTAATAAACCAATACCTTCGAGATTATTTAATTCTCTTCTGACTGAATTGACATTGTCGCCGGTTTCTCTTGCAATTTCCCGGAGATATTTATCTATGTCCGGATTAAGAAGAAACAGGCTTAGAATATCCACTCTTGTTCCTGAGGAAAACAGGTTTATAAGCATAGTTAGTAATGGTATTGTGTATTAAAAAAGTATTCTATTGTATAAAATATTTATACTGTTGTGTGAGTATTGTAAACATCAGGTGTTGTGCTTAGACATCCCCCAATGATTACAGTCGCAGGCTTTCCGCCTGCTTTTTTCGTAAACAATTTTTGTGATGATTTCTCCGGGCATTTATGCTCAGGTTATCTCTGCCGGAATTTTATCTCTTTTATTGCCGGATTGTTCTGTATCACTCATAAAACTCTGCAAATACAAGGACGGGCACACCATCAATTCTGTCAAAGATCACCGGATAAAACCTAAGCCGCCATGACTGCTCCAAAAGTTCCGGTGATGAGAGATTTAAGTCTTCTATAAGCATTATCTCCGGGGATTTACAGAGGAAATTTCTGTGGCATTCCCTGCCCTCCTGCCTGAAGGAAGGAACAGACACTGATATTGCATCCAGGCCAAAGAATCTCAGTTCCGGGCAGATTTCCCTGAGGTAATCCGGTACATCCGGATGGATCCACGGATGCACTGTGGCATAGGTGTCGGGGTCAGCGTCCCTGATGTCACCAGAACCTGTTCTGATAAAGAGTGCTTCAGTATCTTTTATCTCATGGATATAGGGTTTTATATCCTCCGGAATTACAGGTCTGTCACCTGTTTTAGGGATGTCGATACAGACCGCCCCTTCTATTATATTTTCCGGCTTTAAAGTTTCAGATACTGTCAGCGCCCTGCCGCAGAAATGATTTGGTGCGTCAATATGTGTCCCGGAATGTCCGTTGAAGGTGATGAGGGTTGTATTGGAACTGTCTCCCTTTTCAATGGATTTTGCAGGCTCAAGTTTCATTGTGTTGGTTCCGGGATAAAGAGGTGTGTGCCGGTTTAAGGCATATGATAATCTGATCAGCATTCCTGAATATGCAGTGATTTTAAAAAATAAAAAGTTATCCTCCGGAAATCCCGGCAGATTGTCCGGAATATATTCTGGTCTTGCATCTCCGGATATAAAGGCAAAATCTGTTATTATGATCCGGCAAAAATATCAGGTCTAAATTCCGGATGAAAAAAAGGTTTTTTTAAAAATTCAGCTTTTTCAGGCAAAGCCCAGCATACCTGCAAAACCTGAAAGGAAGGTTGCAATTACAATTCCAAAGAGTAGGAATCCAAATAAAACCAGGAACACCGGCAGCAGAACCACAAGTAAGGCATGTTCTGTCTGTATCCCCTGAAGTTCGCGAATGCCTATTACCTGAAGTGCAAGCATCCATATTGCCGCAATTATGTTCACATAGGGTATCCATCCGAAGATAAGGTAAGGGGTGTAAGCATACATCATTGACTTTATAGTCTGTGAATACCCCTTTTCTCCTCCAAGCAAGAGCACAAAGCAGTGAAGCATAAGGCCGGAGATGAAGATTGAGAATAGGGATATGACAAACATCACATAGATGAAGAATATATCAAAGGAGACTGCAAAGTTTCCGAATGATGCTAAAGATGCTGCCCATTCCATCCCCGGAATACTGCTCAGCGAGGCAATAGTAGTGTTGAATACGCTCATATCCATTACAATTGCAACAATCCCGTAGAGGACTGAGAAGAGAACCAGAAGAACAACATAATACCTGTAAGCAGCACCAAGATGTTCTCCACTCTGTTTTTGGAAGGTTTCCACAGGATTTATGAGAAAACCCTTTATTTTTTCGCTATCACCAGACATGATCAGAAATGATTTGCATCATAGATAAAACTTTTGGCAAAAAGAATGCTGTAAAATAAAGTGGCAGATCTGAATGAGTTTTCTTTTGGGTAATCTTTCTTTTCAATTATCGGAGCATAGTTTTCAGGAATGAAATGATAACTGAAAGTTGCTTTAAAAAGGGATATTTTTGCAGGAGTTATGCAATTCAGAGTTCTCCGATCTTTCCGACAAAATACCAGGCAATCCTTGCTGCATCTCCGGTATCGACCTCACCGTTTTCGTTGAAGTCAGCAGCCATATCAACGGGCGTCAGTCCGGCAACCATATATGCAACCTTTGAAACGTCCCCTATGTCAACAAGGCCGTTGCCGTTGAAGTCGCCTTTCTTATAGACTGTAATGTAATCCGTTTTTGTCATCGTATCGCTGCCGCCATCGTTTGTTACAGTAAGGCTTACGGTATATGTGCCGTTTACTGTGTAGTTGTGCACCGGATTCTGTACTGATGATGTATTTCCGTCACCAAAATTCCATGACCATGTATGCGGACTTTCTGTGG
This window harbors:
- a CDS encoding nucleotidyltransferase domain-containing protein, translating into MDILSLFLLNPDIDKYLREIARETGDNVNSVRRELNNLEGIGLLKSLWRGKQKYYSVNKSFPLYNELKSVFMKTAGAGSMISEDLTELKGINRTFIFGSYAQGNFGPDSDIDLMVIGDVNEDLLIETISVLEEKTGREINYILMTEKEYKSRENSGDPFISEIKSGKIIELKV
- a CDS encoding YIP1 family protein; translation: MSGDSEKIKGFLINPVETFQKQSGEHLGAAYRYYVVLLVLFSVLYGIVAIVMDMSVFNTTIASLSSIPGMEWAASLASFGNFAVSFDIFFIYVMFVISLFSIFISGLMLHCFVLLLGGEKGYSQTIKSMMYAYTPYLIFGWIPYVNIIAAIWMLALQVIGIRELQGIQTEHALLVVLLPVFLVLFGFLLFGIVIATFLSGFAGMLGFA
- a CDS encoding cyclase family protein, whose translation is MKLEPAKSIEKGDSSNTTLITFNGHSGTHIDAPNHFCGRALTVSETLKPENIIEGAVCIDIPKTGDRPVIPEDIKPYIHEIKDTEALFIRTGSGDIRDADPDTYATVHPWIHPDVPDYLREICPELRFFGLDAISVSVPSFRQEGRECHRNFLCKSPEIMLIEDLNLSSPELLEQSWRLRFYPVIFDRIDGVPVLVFAEFYE
- a CDS encoding HEPN domain-containing protein; this encodes MITDNYELLKKGIIKELKYDPRKVEDAIKLSERDLRTALSLLEIDPDWAYNIAYNSMLQATRALMFHNGFRPSGSNQHVAVVKYAEIHIEKKWSLQLDRMRRKRHSLVYDQAGVISDTEVINALNRAESYFRVIENIIRTS